The following are encoded together in the Panicum virgatum strain AP13 chromosome 6K, P.virgatum_v5, whole genome shotgun sequence genome:
- the LOC120711890 gene encoding phosphatidylinositol 3-kinase, root isoform-like translates to MVGGGNEFRFFLSCDISLPLAFRVLHAEHILLTQQKAPELFVECKLYMDGILFGLPVKTRLEPSGPTYCWNELITLSTKYRDLTSLSQLAFTVWDVSSGEEPEIVGGATIFLFNSKRQLKTGRQKLRLWPKKEADGGVPTTTPGKVPKNERGEIERLERLVNKYERGQIHHVDWLDRLAFSAMEKAKEKECERKANLYPSLVIELCSFEHRVVFQESGANFYIPAPVSLSNELVTVWDPELGRTNPSEHKQLKLARSLTRGIVDRDLKPSSNERKLLQTIIKFPPTRTLEVDEKQLVWKFRFSLMSEKKALTKFVRSVDWSDNQEAKQAVELIGKWETIDVADALELLSPDFESDEVRGYAVSVLERADDEELQCYLLQLVQALRFERSDKSRLALFLVNRALSNIEIASFLRWYILVELHSPAYARRYYGTYDMLENSMMKLVGREDGDEDGFRLWQSLTRQTDLTAQLCSIMKDVRNVRGSAQKKIEKLRQLLSGVFSELTNFDEPIRSPLAPTLLLTGVVPQESSIFKSALNPLRLTFKTANGGTYKIIYKKGDDLRQDQLVIQTVSLMDRLLKLENLDLHLTPYRVLATGQDEGMLEFIPSSSLAQILSEHRSITSYLQKFHPDEDGPFGITAQCLETFIKSCAGYSVITYILGVGDRHLDNLLLTDDGRLFHVDFAFILGRDPKPFPPPMKLCKEMVEAMGGAESQYYTRFKSYCCEAYNILRKSSSLILNLFKLMERSGIPDISADESGGLKLQEKFRLDLDDEEAIHFFQDLINESVSALFPQMVETIHRWAQYWR, encoded by the exons AtggtcggcggcggcaatgAGTTCCGGTTCTTCTTGTCCTGCGACATCAGCCTCCCGCTCGCCTTCCGCGTCCTCCACGCAG AACATATCCTGTTGACCCAGCAAAAGGCTCCAGAGCTCTTTGTTGAGTGCAAGCTATACATGGATGGGATACTATTTGGGTTGCCCGTAAAGACAAG GTTGGAACCTTCAGGACCGACGTACTGTTGGAATGAGCTGATAACACTTAGTACCAAGTACAGGGACCTAACTTCTCTCTCACAACTTGCTTTTACG GTGTGGGATGTGTCATCTGGTGAGGAACCTGAGATTGTTGGTGGAGCTACCATATTCCTTTTCAACAGCAAAAGGCAACTTAAAACAGGAAGGCAGAAGCTGCGGCTATGGCCCAAAAAGGAGGCTGATGGAGGAGTCCCTACCACAACCCCTGGCAAG GTTCCTAAGAATGAGAGGGGTGAGATAGAGCGTTTGGAGAGGCTTGTTAACAAGTATGAGAGAGGGCAGATACATCATGTAGATTGGCTTGATCGTCTTGCCTTCAGTGCTATGGAAAAAGCTAAGGAGAAAGAGTGTGAGAGGAAGGCCAACTTGTACCCTAGCCTGGTTATTGAATTGTGCAGTTTTGAACACAGAGTTGTCTTCCAG GAATCTGGAGCAAATTTTTATATTCCGGCTCCGGTATCGTTATCAAACGAGCTGGTCACTGTATGGGACCCTGAACTCGGACGAACCAATCCATCCGAGCACAAGCAGTTAAAGCTTGCTAGGAGCTTGACTCGTGGAATAGTTGATAGAGATCTAAAACCAAGCTCAAATGAGCGAAA GTTACTACAAACAATAATCAAGTTTCCTCCTACACGCACTTTAGAGGTGGATGAAAAGCAACTGGTGTGGAAATTTCGTTTCTCTTTGATGTCTGAGAAGAAAGCTCTAACGAAATTCGTCCGCTCAGTGGATTGGAGCGATAACCAA GAAGCTAAGCAAGCTGTTGAATTGATTGGAAAGTGGGAAACGATTGATGTGGCTGATGCACTAGAGCTTCTCTCACCGGATTTTGAAAGTGACGAA GTCCGCGGTTATGCTGTCAGTGTACTTGAAAGGGCTGATGATGAAGAATTACAGTGTTATTTACTCCAGTTAGTGCAAGCTCTTCGGTTTGAAAGATCTGACAAGTCCCGTTTGGCACTGTTTCTTGTAAACCGTG CTTTGTCGAACATCGAAATTGCTAGCTTCCTTCGGTGGTATATACTAGTTGAGCTTCATAGTCCGGCATATGCAAGGCGATACTACGGTACATATGACATGCTTGAAAATAGTATGATGAAG TTGGTTGGTAGGGAGGATGGCGATGAAGATGGGTTTCGACTGTGGCAGAGCTTAACGCGGCAGACAGACCTTACTGCTCAGTTATGTTCTATCATGAAGGATGTAAGAAATGTACGTGGTAGTGCACAAAAGAAAATTGAAAAATTAAGGCAGTTATTATCAGGAGTATTCAGTGAGCTTACAAACTTCGATGAG CCAATTCGTTCACCGTTAGCACCAACTCTTCTCCTTACAGGAGTTGTGCCTCAAGAATCATCTATATTTAAAAGTGCTTTGAACCCTCTGCGCCTGACATTTAAGACAGCAAATGGGGGAACATACAAGATTATTTACAAAAAGGGGGATGACCTCCGGCAAGATCAATTG GTCATTCAAACAGTTTCTTTGATGGACCGATTACTCAAGTTAGAAAATCTGGACTTGCACCTTACTCCATATCGAGTTCTTGCAACTGGACAAGATGAAGGGATGCTTGAATTTATTCCTTCCAGTTCTCTAGCACAG ATTCTATCAGAACATCGCAGTATTACAAGTTACCTACAGAAGTTCCATCCGGATGAGGATGGTCCTTTCGGTATAACAGCTCAATGTTTGGAGACTTTCATAAAAAGCTGCGCTGGCTACTCTGTCATTACATATATTTTGGGGGTTGGAGACAG GCATCTGGATAATCTTCTCCTAACAGATGATGGACGCCTTTTCCATGTTGACTTTGCTTTTATCCTTGGTCGAGATCCAAAGCCATTTCCACCACCGATGAAACTGTGTAAAGAAATGGTTGAGGCCATGGGTGGTGCAGAAAG CCAATACTATACAAGATTCAAATCCTACTGTTGTGAAGCATACAACATTCTAAGAAAGTCTAGCAGCCTCATTTTGAATCTGTTCAAGTTGATGGAACGGTCAGGCATTCCAGATATCTCCGCTGATGAAAGTGGAGGTCTCAAG CTCCAGGAGAAATTCCGGCTGGATCTGGATGATGAGGAGGCTATACATTTCTTCCAGGATCTTATCAATGAAAGTGTCAGCGCTCTGTTCCCTCAAATGGTTGAGACCATCCATAGATGGGCTCAGTATTGGCGATAG
- the LOC120711891 gene encoding (DL)-glycerol-3-phosphatase 2-like isoform X1 encodes MASTGADESAAAAQPRAAISHVIFDMDGLLLGIFFCSPPSSSISWIQCEFLGARFYVSGGAADTEGFYTEVQEKILARYSKVFDWSVKAKMMGKKAIESARIFVDEFGLAGLLTPEQFLEQRESMLQALFPSCIKLPGVLRLVHHLHANGIPMAVATGSHKSHFALKTQNHQEMFSLMHHVVMGDDPEVKAGKPSPDIFLAAMRRFEGNVEPSKCLVFEDAPSGVAAAKIAGMSAVMVPDPRLDVSYHKGADQVLSSLLDFKPSEWGLPPFKE; translated from the exons ATGGCATCCACCGGCGCCGACGAGtcagctgcggcggcgcagcccaGGGCCGCCATCTCGCACGTCATCTTCGACAtggacggcctcctcctcggtaTCTTTTTTTGTtctcccccttcctcctctaTTTCTTGGATTCAATGCGAGTTTCTTGGCGCTCGGTTCTATGTGTCTGGTGGTGCTGCAGACACGGAGGGCTTCTACACGGAGGTGCAGGAGAAGATCCTTGCGAGGTACAGCAAGGTCTTCGACTGGTCCGTCAAGGCCAAGATGATGGGCAAGAAGGCCATCGAGTCTGCGCGCATCTTCGTCGACGAGTTCGGCCTCGCCGGCCTGCTCACCCCCGAGCAGTTCCTCGAGCAGCGCGAGAGCATGCTCCAGGCGCTCTTCCCATCCTGCATTAAGCTGCCAG GGGTACTACGTCTGGTCCATCATCTTCATGCCAATGGAATACCAATGGCTGTTGCAACAGG ATCCCATAAAAGTCATTTTGCACTGAAGACACAGAACCACCAAGAGATGTTCTCCCTGATGCATCATGTTGTCATGGGGGATGACCCGGAGGTGAAGGCTGGCAAGCCATCTCCTGATATTTTCCTTGCTGCTATGAGGAGGTTTGAG GGCAATGTAGAACCCAGTAAATGCTTGGTTTTTGAAGATGCACCATCAGGTGTAGCAGCAGCGAAAATTGCTGGAAT GTCTGCTGTGATGGTCCCAGATCCGCGGCTTGATGTTTCGTATCACAAAGGAGCTGACCAAGTTCTCAGTTCGTTGTTGGACTTCAAACCCAGCGAATGGGGCTTGCCGCCTTTCAAAGAGTAG
- the LOC120711891 gene encoding (DL)-glycerol-3-phosphatase 1, mitochondrial-like isoform X2, which produces MASTGADESAAAAQPRAAISHVIFDMDGLLLDTEGFYTEVQEKILARYSKVFDWSVKAKMMGKKAIESARIFVDEFGLAGLLTPEQFLEQRESMLQALFPSCIKLPGVLRLVHHLHANGIPMAVATGSHKSHFALKTQNHQEMFSLMHHVVMGDDPEVKAGKPSPDIFLAAMRRFEGNVEPSKCLVFEDAPSGVAAAKIAGMSAVMVPDPRLDVSYHKGADQVLSSLLDFKPSEWGLPPFKE; this is translated from the exons ATGGCATCCACCGGCGCCGACGAGtcagctgcggcggcgcagcccaGGGCCGCCATCTCGCACGTCATCTTCGACAtggacggcctcctcctcg ACACGGAGGGCTTCTACACGGAGGTGCAGGAGAAGATCCTTGCGAGGTACAGCAAGGTCTTCGACTGGTCCGTCAAGGCCAAGATGATGGGCAAGAAGGCCATCGAGTCTGCGCGCATCTTCGTCGACGAGTTCGGCCTCGCCGGCCTGCTCACCCCCGAGCAGTTCCTCGAGCAGCGCGAGAGCATGCTCCAGGCGCTCTTCCCATCCTGCATTAAGCTGCCAG GGGTACTACGTCTGGTCCATCATCTTCATGCCAATGGAATACCAATGGCTGTTGCAACAGG ATCCCATAAAAGTCATTTTGCACTGAAGACACAGAACCACCAAGAGATGTTCTCCCTGATGCATCATGTTGTCATGGGGGATGACCCGGAGGTGAAGGCTGGCAAGCCATCTCCTGATATTTTCCTTGCTGCTATGAGGAGGTTTGAG GGCAATGTAGAACCCAGTAAATGCTTGGTTTTTGAAGATGCACCATCAGGTGTAGCAGCAGCGAAAATTGCTGGAAT GTCTGCTGTGATGGTCCCAGATCCGCGGCTTGATGTTTCGTATCACAAAGGAGCTGACCAAGTTCTCAGTTCGTTGTTGGACTTCAAACCCAGCGAATGGGGCTTGCCGCCTTTCAAAGAGTAG